One Setaria italica strain Yugu1 chromosome II, Setaria_italica_v2.0, whole genome shotgun sequence DNA segment encodes these proteins:
- the LOC101780455 gene encoding probable UDP-arabinose 4-epimerase 1, giving the protein MLPNTRGRPQQRPPRSWSFSEMVDFSDPKRRPRYLSKVIMVALLTAMCVVMLTQPPCHRRTPSVFSVHQPGVTHVLVTGGAGYIGSHAALRLLKDSFRVTIVDNLSRGNIGAIKVLQNLFPEPGRLQFIQADLGDPKAVNRIFAENAFDAVMHFAAVAYVGESTLEPLRYYHNITANTLVVLEAMATHSVKTLIYSSTCATYGEPEKMPITEETPQFPINPYGKAKKMAEDIILDFSKSKKADMAVMILRYFNVIGSDPEGRLGEAPRPELREHGRISGACFDAALGIIPGLKVKGSDYETPDGTCVRDYIDVTDLVDAHVKALNKAERGRVGIYNVGTGKGRSVKEFVEACKKATGVDIKVDYFPRRPGDYAEVYSDPAKINRELNWTAQHTDLHESLKVAWTWQKAHRSGYEPPQAMIL; this is encoded by the exons ATGCTGCCCAACACCCGCGGCAGGCCGCAGCAGAGGCCGCCCAGATCTTGGTCCTTTTCAGAGATGGTGGACTTCTCCGACCCCAAGCGCAGGCCGCGCTACCTCAGCAAGGTCATCATGGTCGCGCTACTCACCGCCATGTGCGTCGTCATGCTCACACAGCCGCCCTGCCACAGGAGGACCCCCAGCGTG TTCTCCGTCCATCAACCTGGGGTGACGCACGTGCTagtcaccggcggcgccggctaCATCGGCTCGCACGCCGCTCTTCGCCTGCTCAAGGACTCCTTCAGGGTCACCATAGTG GATAATCTTTCGAGAGGAAATATCGGGGCGATCAAGGTTCTCCAGAACTTGTTCCCAGAGCCTGGGCGGTTGCAGTTCATACAAGCTGATCTAGGAGATCCGAAAGCA GTTAACAGAATATTTGCAGAGAATGCATTTGATGCTGTCATGCACTTTGCTGCTGTTGCGTATGTTGGTGAGAGCACACTTGAACCTCTGAG GTACTACCACAACATCACTGCAAACACTTTAGTGGTGCTGGAAGCTATGGCAACACACAGTGTGAAAACTCTGATATACTCCAGCACATGTGCTACCTACGGAGAGCCGGAGAAGATGCCAATCACTGAAGAAACTCCCCAG TTTCCGATCAACCCATATGGTAAGGCCAAGAAGATGGCAGAGGACATCATTTTGGACTTCTCAAAGTCCAAGAAAGCAGATATGGCTGTCATGATTCTAAG ATACTTCAACGTCATTGGCTCTGACCCAGAAGGGAGACTGGGTGAGGCACCTAGACCTGAATTGCGTGAGCATGGTCGTATATCAGGTGCATGCTTCGATGCAGCGCTGGGTATAATCCCAGGTTTGAAG GTTAAGGGTAGCGACTACGAAACGCCTGATGGTACTTGTGTAAGGGATTACATTGATGTCACCGATCTGGTTGACGCCCATGTTAAGGCGCTCAACAAGGCAGAAAGAGGCAGAGTTGGCATATACAATGTTGGCACAGGAAAAG GTCGGTCAGTGAAGGAGTTTGTTGAAGCCTGCAAGAAGGCAACCGGAGTCGACATCAAGGTCGACTACTTCCCCCGCAGACCAGGCGACTACGCTGAGGTGTACAGTGACCCTGCTAAGATCAACCGGGAGCTCAACTGGACGGCGCAGCACACCGACCTCCACGAGAGCCTCAAGGTGGCATGGACATGGCAGAAGGCGCACCGGAGCGGGTACGAGCCACCCCAGGCCATGATTTTGTGA